A section of the Roseivirga sp. BDSF3-8 genome encodes:
- a CDS encoding MerC domain-containing protein, with translation MRLNCKRYMQRKGRSDIMGIISSGLCIMHCLAFPVFLAATGNSAAWLEHSFHGLDYLFVILALIAIYFSTRNLDRQWLQYAMWSCGLLFSVMVVLHTYGAAFRVVGLFASLLLVVFHLINVFCYRRNKACFR, from the coding sequence ATGCGACTTAATTGCAAACGCTATATGCAGAGAAAAGGACGTTCGGACATTATGGGAATAATCAGTTCAGGCTTGTGTATCATGCATTGTCTGGCATTCCCCGTTTTCCTTGCTGCCACTGGTAATTCAGCCGCCTGGCTTGAGCATTCCTTTCACGGGCTGGATTACCTATTCGTAATTCTTGCCCTCATCGCCATTTACTTTTCCACACGCAACCTGGATCGGCAGTGGCTTCAGTATGCCATGTGGTCATGCGGCCTTTTGTTTTCAGTTATGGTTGTTTTACATACATACGGTGCGGCATTCCGTGTGGTTGGCCTTTTCGCCTCACTTCTGCTGGTAGTGTTTCACCTGATCAATGTTTTCTGTTATCGCCGAAATAAAGCCTGTTTCAGATGA
- a CDS encoding Fur family transcriptional regulator — MSKAATILDHYDLRKTKCREDVLRFFISNAELALSQQEIFYHLQQHYDRATLYRTLKAFDEKGMIHRVNLAGSETKYALDQAVLKEKDRFQSHIHFQCEKCEKTVCLSEFPIYEPSLPAGYEKTKSEFLITGTCKECNSTA, encoded by the coding sequence ATGAGTAAAGCAGCTACTATACTGGATCATTACGATCTGAGAAAAACAAAATGCCGGGAGGATGTACTGCGGTTTTTTATAAGTAATGCCGAATTAGCACTTTCCCAGCAGGAGATATTCTATCATCTGCAGCAGCACTACGATCGCGCTACACTCTACCGAACGCTAAAAGCATTTGATGAAAAGGGTATGATCCATCGTGTCAACCTCGCTGGGTCTGAAACCAAGTACGCGCTGGATCAGGCTGTACTAAAAGAGAAAGATCGTTTTCAAAGCCACATTCATTTTCAGTGTGAGAAATGTGAAAAAACTGTTTGCCTCTCAGAGTTTCCCATTTATGAGCCCTCACTTCCTGCAGGCTATGAGAAAACTAAAAGTGAATTTTTAATCACTGGTACCTGTAAAGAATGTAACTCAACAGCATAA
- a CDS encoding M1 family metallopeptidase, with product MHKTFLTALALAMSTFASMAAGDSYWQQRAEYNIDVSLDVNTNRYEGSEKIEYYNNSPDTLFNVYFHLYPNAFKPGSMMDVRSRNLPDPDRRVQDRIYNLEEDEYGYLNVTSLSMNGKKLTSEVSGTVLEVTLTKPILPGKKATFSLDFAGQVPKQIRRSGRDNSEGIRYSMTQWFPKMAEYDYQGWHPDPYVAREFHGVWGDFDVKITLDSEYVVAASGYLQNPDEVGHGYAEGEVKRRGKELTWHFKAPDVHDFAWAADPDYTHEVVQVPDGPEVHFFYQPENDTITQNWKVLQGAVTQTFQIMNKEFGKYPWDKYSVIQGGDGGMEYAMATLITGERQIQSLVNVAVHEIAHSWYQMALATNEAKYPWMDEGFTSFAEDVVMDQLLTGSRNNPHAGAYRSYFNIVGTDEEEPLSTPSDYYSTNRGYGTNAYSKGNVFLHQLSYVIGKDTFDEAFKKYFNTYKLKHPTPDDFIRLMEKESGMVLDWYLEHWLSTTNSIDYGISDVNEAGNKTEVVLERIGKMPMPIDVVVTYTDGSKELFYMPLQIMRGEKNETMGLKRTTLEDWPWVYPYYSISINKPKSQIESIEIDPTERLADINKENNLWTGDNNASTYQQQGTER from the coding sequence ATGCATAAGACTTTTCTAACGGCGCTTGCGCTTGCGATGTCTACTTTTGCCAGCATGGCAGCTGGCGACTCATACTGGCAACAGCGTGCAGAATACAATATCGATGTTTCCCTGGATGTAAACACGAACCGGTATGAGGGCTCTGAAAAGATCGAATACTACAATAACAGCCCTGACACACTATTCAATGTATATTTCCACCTATACCCGAATGCATTTAAGCCGGGAAGTATGATGGATGTGCGCAGCCGTAACCTGCCAGATCCTGATCGCCGGGTACAGGATCGTATCTATAACCTGGAGGAGGATGAATACGGATATCTGAATGTGACCTCTCTGAGTATGAATGGCAAAAAGCTGACGAGCGAAGTATCAGGGACGGTGCTGGAGGTAACGCTGACCAAGCCCATTCTGCCAGGTAAGAAGGCTACTTTTTCCCTGGACTTTGCCGGGCAGGTACCTAAGCAGATTCGACGGTCTGGCAGAGACAATAGTGAAGGCATTCGGTATAGCATGACGCAGTGGTTCCCTAAAATGGCTGAATATGACTACCAGGGCTGGCACCCTGACCCTTATGTAGCCCGGGAATTTCATGGTGTCTGGGGTGATTTTGATGTAAAGATCACACTGGACTCTGAATATGTGGTGGCTGCAAGCGGGTACCTGCAAAACCCTGATGAGGTAGGCCACGGATATGCTGAGGGCGAGGTGAAAAGAAGGGGCAAGGAGCTGACCTGGCATTTTAAAGCACCTGATGTACATGACTTTGCCTGGGCGGCTGACCCTGACTACACGCACGAGGTGGTACAGGTGCCTGATGGTCCGGAGGTACACTTCTTTTACCAGCCAGAAAATGACACCATCACTCAAAACTGGAAGGTGCTACAAGGGGCTGTAACGCAGACGTTTCAGATAATGAATAAGGAGTTTGGGAAATACCCATGGGACAAATACTCAGTGATACAGGGAGGTGACGGAGGCATGGAATATGCCATGGCTACCCTGATTACGGGTGAGCGCCAGATCCAAAGCCTTGTCAATGTGGCTGTACATGAAATAGCCCATAGCTGGTACCAGATGGCACTGGCTACTAATGAAGCTAAGTACCCCTGGATGGATGAGGGGTTCACAAGTTTTGCTGAAGATGTGGTTATGGATCAGTTATTAACTGGCTCGAGAAACAACCCTCATGCAGGGGCTTATCGCAGTTACTTTAATATAGTGGGTACTGATGAAGAGGAGCCACTGAGCACACCCAGTGACTATTATAGCACTAACCGTGGATACGGAACGAATGCTTATTCAAAGGGCAATGTATTCCTGCACCAGCTTAGTTATGTAATAGGAAAAGACACCTTTGATGAGGCCTTCAAGAAGTATTTTAATACTTATAAGCTCAAGCACCCTACTCCCGATGACTTTATCCGCCTGATGGAGAAGGAAAGCGGAATGGTATTGGATTGGTACCTGGAGCACTGGCTATCCACCACTAATTCGATAGACTATGGTATAAGTGATGTAAACGAGGCCGGCAATAAAACGGAGGTTGTACTGGAGCGTATTGGCAAAATGCCCATGCCTATTGATGTAGTGGTTACCTATACTGACGGTAGTAAAGAACTGTTTTACATGCCTCTTCAGATAATGCGTGGAGAGAAGAACGAAACCATGGGACTGAAGCGGACAACCCTGGAGGACTGGCCATGGGTGTATCCGTATTACAGTATCTCTATCAATAAGCCTAAATCTCAGATTGAGAGTATAGAAATAGACCCTACGGAAAGACTGGCGGATATAAACAAGGAAAATAATCTATGGACAGGGGACAATAATGCCAGCACCTACCAGCAACAAGGTACTGAACGATAA
- the yidD gene encoding membrane protein insertion efficiency factor YidD produces MRLFHLLKRLIVWLLNAAIRFYQYGISPYFPASCRYTPTCSQYALTAIKIHGPGRGTILAIKRISRCHPWGGHGYDPVPPGRGKSEK; encoded by the coding sequence ATGAGGCTATTCCACCTACTCAAAAGACTAATCGTATGGCTGCTTAATGCAGCCATACGATTTTATCAATATGGTATTTCACCTTACTTTCCGGCAAGCTGCCGATACACTCCTACCTGTTCTCAGTATGCCCTTACAGCCATAAAGATTCATGGGCCTGGCAGGGGTACTATCCTGGCGATAAAGCGTATCTCACGCTGCCACCCCTGGGGAGGACACGGGTATGACCCAGTACCTCCTGGGAGAGGAAAATCGGAAAAGTAG
- a CDS encoding helix-turn-helix domain-containing protein, translated as MQKYFSKNLRFLRKKQNLTQLDLAEFLGKTKGLISCYEKGTAEPGMDVLLRISHKLGVNLHDLCTKDLSTDEKFLTQGELTPNLDDFKERLSLIKQRNAKTDVNGSYSEAVHLSEEVIEFLQNMDKRLLDASSELESVLNALRK; from the coding sequence ATGCAGAAATATTTTTCAAAAAACCTCCGCTTTTTAAGAAAAAAGCAAAATCTCACCCAATTAGACCTTGCCGAATTTTTAGGCAAGACTAAAGGACTAATAAGTTGTTACGAAAAGGGTACCGCAGAGCCTGGCATGGATGTCCTGCTGCGAATTTCCCATAAGCTCGGAGTGAACCTTCACGACCTCTGCACTAAGGACTTGTCTACGGATGAGAAGTTCCTTACTCAGGGTGAGCTTACCCCTAATCTGGATGACTTCAAGGAAAGGCTAAGTTTAATAAAACAGAGAAACGCTAAGACAGATGTTAATGGGAGCTATAGTGAAGCTGTACATCTTTCAGAAGAAGTAATAGAGTTTCTTCAGAATATGGATAAGAGGCTTCTTGATGCCAGCTCCGAATTAGAAAGCGTATTAAACGCCCTTCGGAAGTAA
- the msrA gene encoding peptide-methionine (S)-S-oxide reductase MsrA — MEKATFGSGCFWCTEAIFQRLKGVEKVVSGYSGGHIKNPAYREVCNGVTGHAEVVQLTYDPEVITYDELLEVFWKTHDPTTLNRQGYDVGTQYRSAVFYHTEEQRKKAVYYKQKLEEEDIFGAPIVTEISPLETFYAAEGAHQDYYNNYTSQPYCQAVILPKVKKLKQIFSEKLKQEQNNL; from the coding sequence ATGGAAAAGGCAACATTTGGATCGGGATGCTTTTGGTGTACTGAGGCTATATTTCAACGCCTGAAGGGTGTAGAGAAGGTTGTATCAGGTTATTCCGGCGGACATATAAAGAACCCGGCCTACAGAGAGGTATGTAATGGTGTAACCGGACACGCCGAGGTAGTCCAGTTAACCTACGACCCGGAAGTAATCACTTATGATGAGCTGTTGGAAGTATTCTGGAAAACTCATGACCCTACCACGCTTAACAGGCAGGGATACGATGTAGGTACTCAATACCGCTCTGCTGTTTTCTACCACACCGAAGAACAACGTAAGAAGGCGGTGTATTATAAACAAAAGCTGGAAGAGGAAGATATATTCGGTGCACCAATAGTAACGGAGATATCACCCTTAGAAACTTTTTATGCTGCGGAGGGCGCGCATCAGGATTATTACAACAATTACACTAGCCAGCCTTATTGTCAGGCAGTTATACTCCCTAAGGTGAAAAAACTAAAGCAAATATTCTCAGAAAAATTAAAACAAGAGCAGAATAACCTATAA
- a CDS encoding porin family protein, which translates to MKKIFLVVAIAFMAVATANAQDASFGLRGGVNIASLNGDDAGDLDSKIGFHVGGFAQFALSDMVVLEPNVLFSLKGASAETEIFGTTVEESINLSYIDVPVLARIYVAEGFNVFVGPRLGLNLGGTYKAEADGESEEEDIEDLRTLTLGLNAGLGYELPSGLNITAGYDLGLSSIFEDVEGETADIKNGVIQVSVGYKFN; encoded by the coding sequence ATGAAGAAGATCTTTCTTGTAGTAGCTATTGCTTTCATGGCTGTGGCTACCGCTAACGCACAGGACGCTAGCTTCGGTCTTAGAGGTGGAGTTAACATTGCCAGCCTTAATGGTGATGATGCAGGCGACCTGGATTCTAAAATCGGCTTCCACGTAGGTGGTTTCGCACAGTTCGCTCTTAGCGACATGGTTGTTCTTGAGCCTAACGTACTTTTCTCTCTGAAAGGTGCTTCTGCTGAGACTGAAATATTCGGTACTACTGTAGAAGAGTCAATAAACCTGAGCTACATCGACGTTCCTGTTCTTGCAAGAATTTATGTAGCTGAAGGTTTTAACGTATTTGTAGGCCCCAGACTAGGACTTAACCTGGGTGGTACTTACAAAGCTGAGGCTGATGGCGAGAGCGAAGAAGAAGACATAGAAGACCTGAGAACTCTTACATTAGGTTTGAATGCTGGTCTTGGATATGAGCTTCCCAGCGGCCTGAACATCACAGCAGGTTATGACCTTGGTCTTTCAAGCATTTTTGAAGATGTAGAAGGTGAAACCGCTGACATCAAAAATGGTGTGATACAGGTTTCTGTAGGATACAAATTCAACTAA
- a CDS encoding DUF6687 family protein, whose translation MSKRFIPFYDIRKYDRVLVVDSYHPAAFTLSHWRGAPIHPGIHDDTSTGIVLNALKAGIPQLDYPHITNNHFDIDGFLGVWALFNPSLALQYEEVLRQMARLGDFRELYPAAPQADISLKLVCWINTVEKRKFYGPFEAPEHQDKEAILCVPKYTYFLQHFRDVLLNTEHYISDYHQEYQRVIADMQMIRSQSSNCSDYPELGLRIVQTPQPIHYYALFHESIPYSIIVSIYDEGRYELEYKYITWVDTGRNTYPRLKLSPLAQRLSCLEPHGKTWRADSIFDTGPILRVNAGKLSKAQRFDHPYRRVIAPSDIPKDVFIKEVTGYFSRYLSGLPKKDLWTWKEMREINDSLSLS comes from the coding sequence ATGAGTAAGCGGTTTATACCCTTTTATGACATACGTAAATACGACCGGGTATTGGTAGTCGACAGCTACCACCCGGCCGCATTTACCCTCTCTCACTGGCGTGGTGCCCCCATCCACCCCGGTATTCACGATGATACCAGCACCGGCATCGTCCTTAATGCCCTCAAAGCAGGTATCCCCCAATTAGACTACCCCCATATCACCAATAATCACTTCGATATAGATGGATTTTTGGGCGTGTGGGCCCTCTTTAATCCAAGCCTTGCCCTTCAATATGAGGAAGTGCTAAGGCAAATGGCCCGCCTTGGCGATTTCCGGGAATTATATCCCGCTGCACCACAGGCAGACATTTCCCTGAAGCTGGTCTGCTGGATCAATACAGTAGAAAAAAGGAAATTCTACGGACCCTTTGAGGCCCCTGAGCACCAGGACAAAGAAGCCATTCTCTGTGTGCCTAAATACACCTATTTCCTGCAGCACTTCCGTGACGTCCTGTTAAATACAGAGCATTACATCAGTGATTATCACCAGGAATACCAGCGGGTAATTGCCGATATGCAAATGATTCGTTCACAATCCAGTAATTGTAGTGATTATCCGGAGCTCGGCCTGCGAATAGTTCAAACCCCTCAGCCGATACATTATTATGCTTTATTTCACGAATCTATACCCTACTCCATTATTGTGAGTATATATGATGAGGGCAGATACGAACTGGAATATAAGTATATAACCTGGGTTGATACCGGAAGGAATACCTACCCCCGTCTTAAGTTAAGCCCTCTGGCGCAAAGGCTTTCATGCCTGGAGCCGCACGGGAAAACCTGGCGGGCAGATAGCATTTTTGACACAGGGCCGATTCTCAGAGTTAATGCAGGAAAGCTGAGTAAAGCACAGCGCTTTGATCATCCCTACAGGCGTGTTATAGCACCTTCCGATATTCCCAAAGACGTATTTATTAAAGAAGTAACAGGTTATTTCTCCCGTTACCTTAGTGGTCTCCCTAAAAAAGACCTCTGGACCTGGAAGGAAATGCGGGAAATAAACGATAGCTTATCTTTGAGCTGA
- a CDS encoding TonB-dependent receptor, which translates to MCIRTKAASALTLLFLIVATVPLLAQKGSFKVTGRVLDAGDNQGLPGATLVIPETGRGLVTAADGSFSFSLPAGQYTLEVRFIGYQTVTRSLTPGKAQDLTITLQESDILTDEVVITGVRASAKTPVTYTEVSREELDKQNLGQDIPYLVNLEPSVVVTSDAGAGVGYTGIRIRGSDPTRINVTINGIPLNDAESQGVFWVNMPDFASSVENVQIQRGVGTSTNGAGAFGATVDLNTLDLNRQAYAELQNGFGSFNTWRHTVKAGTGLLNDRFAVDARLSKITSDGYIDRASSDLQSYYLSGGYYGEKSLVKLNVFSGKEKTYQAWYGVPESLVESDPTFNFAGTDNFQREDPYDNETDNYQQDHYQLIYSYEANPELSFNAALHYTYGRGYYEQFKVSDDLADYGLDYPVIGDSIITNSDLIRRRWLDNDFYGGIFSADYRPTEALQFIVGGGWNRYDGDHFGEIIWSQFAAGSEIRDRYYDNNAVKEDFNVYGKMYYEFTPGLNAFIDLQYRSVDYSFLGFDNNLNNVQQNDQLNFFNPKAGVTYLWDDRNRAYVSFGIAHREPNRDDYTQSTPDSRPRAEQLRNLELGYQYRDDRLMFNANYYLMDYKDQLVLTGEVNDVGAYIRTNIADSYRTGIELQAGYLILPNLQLNANATFSRNVIDSFTEFIDNYDEGGQEASEYSETAIALSPNVIAGSQLTYYPLAGLELSLLSKYVGKQYLDNTETEARSIDAYFVNDLRIRYSIKPKWMEEISFSLLINNILDEQYVSNGYTYGYITGGQTIYEEYYYPQAGTNFLFGTTFRF; encoded by the coding sequence ATGTGCATTCGAACGAAGGCTGCTTCAGCCTTGACACTTCTATTTTTAATAGTTGCCACTGTGCCTTTATTGGCACAGAAAGGTAGCTTTAAGGTTACCGGCCGTGTGCTTGATGCCGGCGATAACCAGGGTCTTCCCGGTGCCACACTGGTGATTCCTGAAACAGGTCGCGGACTAGTCACCGCTGCCGATGGTAGCTTCTCTTTTAGTCTGCCCGCAGGACAGTATACACTGGAAGTCCGCTTTATCGGGTACCAAACCGTTACCCGTAGCCTTACTCCTGGTAAAGCGCAGGATCTTACCATCACCTTGCAGGAGTCAGATATCCTTACCGATGAGGTAGTCATTACCGGCGTAAGGGCATCAGCCAAAACCCCCGTTACCTATACCGAGGTAAGCCGGGAAGAACTGGACAAGCAAAACCTTGGGCAAGACATTCCCTACCTGGTGAATCTTGAGCCTAGCGTGGTCGTTACCTCTGATGCCGGGGCCGGAGTAGGCTATACAGGCATCAGGATTCGGGGTAGTGACCCAACCCGGATCAACGTCACAATAAATGGTATTCCCCTCAATGATGCCGAGTCACAGGGTGTATTCTGGGTAAACATGCCCGATTTTGCCAGCTCCGTAGAGAACGTACAGATTCAGCGTGGAGTAGGTACTTCCACCAACGGCGCAGGAGCCTTCGGAGCCACTGTTGACCTCAATACCCTGGACCTTAATCGCCAGGCCTATGCCGAACTACAGAACGGCTTTGGTAGCTTTAATACCTGGCGGCACACCGTAAAGGCAGGTACAGGCCTGCTCAACGACCGCTTTGCCGTAGATGCCAGGCTCTCAAAGATCACTTCAGATGGCTACATAGACAGAGCCTCTTCCGATCTGCAGAGCTATTACCTCTCAGGAGGCTATTATGGTGAGAAAAGCCTTGTGAAACTTAACGTATTCAGTGGCAAGGAAAAAACCTACCAGGCCTGGTACGGAGTACCCGAGTCCCTCGTTGAGTCAGATCCTACCTTTAACTTTGCAGGTACGGACAATTTTCAGCGTGAAGATCCTTATGATAATGAGACAGATAACTATCAGCAGGATCACTATCAACTCATCTATTCCTACGAGGCCAATCCAGAACTCAGCTTTAATGCCGCACTCCATTACACCTACGGACGTGGCTACTACGAGCAGTTTAAGGTCAGCGACGATCTAGCCGATTATGGGCTCGATTACCCGGTGATCGGTGATTCTATCATTACCAACTCAGACCTCATCAGGCGTCGCTGGCTTGATAATGACTTCTACGGAGGAATTTTCTCTGCTGACTACCGGCCAACTGAAGCCCTGCAGTTTATTGTAGGCGGCGGATGGAACCGTTATGACGGCGACCACTTTGGTGAGATTATTTGGTCGCAGTTTGCCGCCGGCAGTGAGATCAGAGACCGTTATTATGATAATAATGCCGTCAAGGAAGATTTCAATGTTTATGGTAAAATGTACTACGAGTTCACCCCTGGTCTCAATGCTTTTATTGATCTCCAGTATCGTAGCGTAGACTATTCCTTCCTTGGCTTTGATAATAACCTCAACAACGTTCAGCAAAATGACCAGTTGAACTTCTTTAATCCCAAAGCCGGTGTCACCTACCTTTGGGATGACAGAAACCGTGCCTATGTCAGCTTTGGTATCGCTCACCGCGAGCCAAACAGGGATGACTACACACAGAGCACCCCCGACAGCAGGCCACGTGCTGAACAATTGCGCAACCTGGAGCTTGGCTACCAATACCGTGACGACAGGCTCATGTTCAATGCCAACTATTACCTGATGGATTACAAAGACCAGCTTGTACTTACCGGAGAGGTGAATGATGTGGGCGCCTATATTCGTACCAATATCGCCGACAGCTACAGGACAGGAATAGAACTGCAGGCAGGCTACCTGATACTGCCCAACCTTCAATTGAATGCCAATGCCACATTCAGCCGTAATGTCATCGATAGCTTCACCGAGTTTATCGATAATTATGACGAAGGAGGCCAGGAAGCATCCGAATATAGCGAAACAGCCATAGCCCTTTCACCAAACGTGATTGCCGGTTCCCAGCTTACCTATTACCCACTTGCAGGCCTGGAGCTTAGCCTCCTCAGCAAGTACGTAGGCAAACAATACCTCGATAATACAGAAACGGAAGCCCGTTCTATTGACGCCTACTTTGTGAACGATCTGAGAATTCGTTATTCCATCAAGCCTAAGTGGATGGAAGAAATATCCTTCTCCCTGCTCATCAATAACATACTTGATGAGCAGTATGTATCCAACGGATACACCTACGGCTACATAACAGGGGGGCAGACCATCTACGAAGAATACTATTACCCACAGGCAGGTACGAACTTTTTGTTCGGTACCACCTTTAGGTTCTGA
- a CDS encoding ABC transporter substrate-binding protein, with the protein MDTVRVALDWTPNTIHSGLFLAKHKGYYKAEGLEVNLVSPSADEYALTPAKKLALGQADVAIAPSESVISYFIHSEYEKLVAIAAILQQDVSAIVTLSVSGIDSPAQLDNKVYASYNARYEGLILKEMIRNAGGKGEVKEITPPKLGIWDTLITGEADATWVFMPWEGLKAERRGVSLHPFRMDDYQVPYGYSPVLLASYSALSRDKEKLSRFIRATAKGYIEAASNPEEAVDSLQQLSNHPSLQDRDFLLESQRRISSYYLNEKGRFGIMEEQRWERFIDFLFEKGMLEEQAYATMKKETLYTNELLEG; encoded by the coding sequence ATGGATACTGTCAGGGTAGCGCTGGACTGGACACCGAATACCATACATTCAGGCTTATTCTTAGCTAAGCATAAAGGCTATTACAAGGCTGAGGGACTTGAGGTGAATCTGGTTTCTCCTTCAGCAGATGAATATGCTCTTACTCCCGCTAAAAAACTGGCCCTGGGTCAGGCCGATGTAGCCATTGCCCCCTCAGAGTCCGTAATCAGTTACTTTATCCATTCCGAATACGAAAAGCTGGTAGCCATTGCTGCCATTCTTCAGCAGGATGTCAGTGCCATCGTTACCCTCAGTGTTAGTGGCATCGATAGTCCTGCCCAGCTTGATAATAAAGTTTATGCAAGCTACAATGCCCGCTATGAAGGGCTGATACTCAAAGAAATGATCCGTAATGCCGGTGGCAAAGGGGAGGTGAAGGAAATTACCCCTCCCAAACTCGGCATTTGGGATACCCTGATCACCGGAGAAGCCGATGCCACCTGGGTGTTTATGCCCTGGGAAGGCCTCAAAGCCGAACGTCGCGGAGTTAGCCTCCACCCCTTTCGTATGGACGATTACCAGGTGCCCTATGGCTATTCACCTGTTTTACTGGCTTCTTACTCTGCCCTTAGCAGGGACAAAGAAAAGCTTTCACGCTTTATTCGTGCTACCGCAAAGGGATATATAGAGGCAGCTTCCAATCCTGAAGAGGCTGTGGACAGCCTGCAGCAACTTTCAAATCATCCATCCTTGCAGGACAGAGATTTTCTACTTGAAAGCCAGCGTAGGATATCCTCCTATTATTTAAATGAAAAAGGCCGCTTTGGCATCATGGAAGAACAGAGGTGGGAGCGATTTATCGATTTCCTTTTTGAGAAAGGCATGCTGGAAGAGCAGGCCTACGCTACCATGAAAAAAGAAACCTTATATACAAACGAACTACTGGAGGGCTGA
- a CDS encoding AAA family ATPase has product MIKVVITGPESSGKTTLASSLAHHYQVPLVPEYSRQYLSRISGPYTEEDLLVIAKGQVFNEKQKASLCPGLLICDTDITVISIWSLEKFRRIAPSLADLEVSTTYHLTFLCRPDIPWEPDPLRENPHDRDRLFILYKQRLKELRRPFTILEGSEAERLHTALNIIDNLI; this is encoded by the coding sequence ATGATCAAAGTTGTCATTACAGGTCCCGAGTCTTCAGGTAAGACCACTCTGGCCAGTTCATTAGCTCACCATTACCAGGTACCACTCGTTCCGGAGTATAGCAGGCAATACCTCTCCCGTATTTCCGGTCCATATACTGAAGAAGATTTGCTGGTTATAGCCAAAGGCCAGGTGTTTAATGAAAAGCAAAAAGCCTCCCTTTGCCCCGGTCTTCTTATTTGCGACACTGATATTACCGTCATCTCTATCTGGAGCTTGGAAAAATTTCGCCGCATAGCTCCTTCCCTTGCCGACCTGGAAGTTAGCACCACCTACCACCTCACCTTCTTGTGCCGACCCGATATACCCTGGGAGCCGGATCCCTTACGGGAAAATCCCCATGACCGGGACCGTCTTTTCATCCTTTACAAGCAGAGACTCAAAGAGCTCAGGAGGCCATTCACAATTTTGGAAGGTAGCGAGGCAGAGCGGCTTCATACCGCTCTAAACATCATAGATAATTTGATTTAA
- the pnuC gene encoding nicotinamide riboside transporter PnuC — translation MNFEAISQAIAKAASAMTWVEAVAVVLGLLYLILASRESLWCWPAALLSVCLYIYICLNAKLYSETGLQFFYLAMAIYGWYSWKNGSQSRNEELPITVWPLRYHIVIILAGSLITILAGYIMDNQTDAALPYMDAFTTVFSVITTIMVTRKVLENWLYWIIIDGVGVYMYFQRELFLTSLLFLIYVGIVIYGYFDWQKRMQTATA, via the coding sequence ATGAATTTTGAAGCTATTTCCCAAGCTATTGCAAAAGCAGCCTCTGCCATGACCTGGGTAGAAGCCGTTGCCGTCGTTCTCGGGCTGTTGTACCTTATCCTCGCCTCCAGAGAAAGTCTCTGGTGCTGGCCAGCCGCACTTCTTAGCGTCTGTCTCTATATATACATATGCCTTAATGCAAAACTCTATAGTGAGACCGGCCTGCAGTTCTTCTATTTAGCCATGGCCATATATGGGTGGTATTCATGGAAAAATGGCAGTCAGTCCCGGAATGAAGAGTTGCCAATCACCGTCTGGCCCCTACGCTACCACATAGTGATTATTCTGGCAGGTTCACTTATTACCATTCTGGCAGGGTACATTATGGATAACCAAACAGATGCCGCTCTGCCCTATATGGATGCATTTACCACCGTGTTCAGTGTCATCACCACCATTATGGTCACCAGGAAAGTACTCGAAAACTGGCTTTACTGGATTATAATCGATGGGGTAGGGGTGTACATGTATTTCCAGCGGGAACTGTTTCTTACCTCCCTGCTCTTCCTCATCTATGTAGGGATAGTCATCTACGGCTATTTCGATTGGCAAAAAAGAATGCAGACTGCCACCGCATGA
- a CDS encoding rhodanese-like domain-containing protein — translation MKRIDPLTLHDWLEKNEDVQLIDVREQDEWDICRLPDADWIPMHKIPKAAAQIKTGCPVVVYCHHGIRSAHCIMYLEENGGFDNLYNLDGGIDAWARAVDKEMPLY, via the coding sequence ATGAAACGCATAGACCCCCTGACCCTGCACGACTGGCTAGAGAAAAATGAGGATGTACAACTCATCGATGTCCGGGAACAGGATGAGTGGGACATATGTCGCCTGCCTGATGCGGACTGGATACCAATGCACAAAATACCTAAGGCTGCGGCACAAATCAAAACGGGCTGTCCGGTGGTGGTATATTGCCACCATGGTATCCGCAGCGCCCATTGCATCATGTATCTGGAGGAAAACGGGGGTTTTGACAACTTATATAACCTGGACGGAGGTATTGATGCGTGGGCGAGGGCAGTGGATAAAGAAATGCCTCTGTATTAG